Proteins co-encoded in one Papaver somniferum cultivar HN1 chromosome 5, ASM357369v1, whole genome shotgun sequence genomic window:
- the LOC113277203 gene encoding late embryogenesis abundant protein Dc3-like: MSASPNTNGWVESATNTANTAGQHVADAAKATRDYVSDAANTTTNTAQQKKEETSGVLSDTAQKAREHVANAADSVSKAAKPEEEKTPGFLEKTGTAVVNTGQGAVEAVKNTIGMNDKK, translated from the exons ATGTCTGCTAGTCCCAACACAAATGGATGGGTTGAATCAGCTACGAACACAGCTAACACGGCTGGGCAACACGTTGCCGATGCAGCTAAAGCAACTAGAGACTATGTATCCGATGCAGCTAACACTACAACAAACACTGCCCAGCAGAAAAAGGAAGAGACCTCTGGTGTCCTTTCCGATACAGCTCAAAAAGCCAGGGAGCATGTTGCCAATGCAGCTGATTCTGTATCCAAAGCTGCCAAACCGGAAGAAGAAAAAACCCCTGGATTCCTTGAAAAG ACTGGAACAGCAGTGGTTAACACGGGGCAAGGTGCAGTGGAGGCTGTGAAGAACACAATCGGAATGAATGACAAGAAATGA